In a genomic window of Helianthus annuus cultivar XRQ/B chromosome 10, HanXRQr2.0-SUNRISE, whole genome shotgun sequence:
- the LOC110882159 gene encoding formin-like protein 14 has protein sequence MFFFHSIPSSTIHHQHHNPPPSPPTITTTDAIVASTRNPPTPPPATRQRHSPATVASHRRHQPPSSPPPLTATVDTTTTATTNQPPLPPPATATSASTHPPVTTTRHRRLHRHSPPPPPPSTAAATHNHYHRPPPFPVDFIPSL, from the exons atgtttttttttcattccatcccATCTAGCACCATTCATCaccaacaccacaacccaccaccttcgccacccaccatcaccaccaccgacGCTATCGTCGCCTCCACCCGCAACCCGCCAACGCCTCCACCCGCAACCCGTCAACGCCACTCACCCGCCACTGTTGCCTcccaccgccgccaccaaccaCCATCGTCGCCGCCGCCACTCACCGCCACTGTCgacaccaccaccacagccacaaCCAACCAACCACCGCTGCCGCCACCAGCCACCGCTACCTCTGCCTCCACGCACCCCCCGGTCACCACCACCCGCCATCGCCGCCTccaccgccactcgccgccgccgccaccaccatccACTGCCGCTGCCACCCATAATCACTACCATCGACCGCCACCATTCCCCGTTGATTTTATTCCTTC ATTATGA